The window CGGAGTTCCTCGGCGAGCCCGTCCCCGCCGACGAGGCCCGCGCCAAGTGGCCCCAGCGCTACCAGCGCGGCTCCCCCAAGAGGTGCGTGCGCAGTCTGCCCCGGATCTGATCCCTGGCTTTGCATTTTGGTTGGTTGTTGAGCATTGCTTGTTTCTCGTGCAGGCCCGAGGATGAGGAGGACATGAAGGCGCGCGTCCACTACCGCTCCGCCATGGTCGATGGCGTGGTCTACGCGCTGGGCGACGACGTCTACGTCATGGTAAAAGACCCACTCTGCACCTTCCTACCATAAAAGTGCCTGCTTTCCTCCGTGAAACTGTACTTGGGTTGTGATGCTTGGCTCGTTCAACGGAGCAAGACGGAAAACCCTGttttttttatataaataatACTAGTAGAAATTGCTCCACTTGCATTGACTAGTTACTGCTAAGGCCTGACATGTATAAAAATGCCCCTGATAGGATTTGAAATGGATGTACTCTAGAATACTCGATTTTCTTACAAAATGTCTTTCCATTTCTAGGTACTGTTTACACCTGTATACAAAAGGTTTGGCACTTGCATAAAAATGCTTCCAAATAGGATTTTAAATGAACGTAGTCTGGGATACTTGTActgtattttcttacaaaaatgcCCTGTTCATTTCTGGCATTTTTACCCTTTTCTGATTGTATAATGGATGCTCTAAATGCCTGCTTAATGTGGATCTAGCTTGCAAAGTTTGTGCTTGTTTACACATTATTCCTGAATGTGAACTTCATTATTCGGTGGAAAATGTATAACAATCAGATAGTCGAGCTCCTGTATTTTCATCATGCTTCAGTAATCACTTCCTATCTTAAATTGTTATTTGTTTTTGCCATTTATAGGCTGGGGAAAATGAGGCTGATTACATTGGCAGAATAACTGAGTTTTTTGAGGGTGTTGACAAGACCAGCTACTTTACCTGTCGTTGGTACTTCCGTCCAGAGGACACGGTGCGTAGTGATTGAGCATTGTTGCAGTATGCACTGTCTGTACTAATGCCTGGATAGCTTGTAACTAACTGTCATCTTGCAGGTTATATCTAGAGCCAAATTTGTCAATGATCACACACATGACCCAAAGCGTGTCTTTCTCTCCGAGGAAAAGAATGATAATCTGCTTGATTGCATCATATCAAAGGTCAAGATAATCCATGTTGATCCCAATGTAGGTGCCACTGTTCAAACTTTGTCAATTGTCAAAGCGCCACCTATATATTGTTTCTCACCAATGTTCTCCTTGATTTCAGATGGACCCAGCAGCCAAGGCCAAACTGGTGGCTCGCACCGACTTATACTATGACATGTCATATACAGTTGCTTATTCTACATTTGCTAACATCCCATCAGGTAATTGCAGTTCCTTGCTTACATTATTTGCACATGGCATTGCTCTTACACAAACTAGCTATTGATCTGTGCATtgtgtgctgctgctgctgcatgtTTTGCACCCTATGGTTTATTTATTTTAGCTCCTCCACAGTTCATTGCAAGGGGTGCTTTGTTTTTCGGTTAACTCATAAGCCTTGAGAAAATTAATAAAAAGATATTCTTTCACCATTCCTTGGTGATCATAATCATGTCTGGTTCTGAGTTTTGTCACTTGAACTTGTAATACAACTTCCATCATAAGTTGCTGAGCTAAAATTTCTACGATCCTCCAATGTTAAATCTAATCCAAGTTGTTAACTTGTGATCTAAAAAAAATGATTACTTTATGACTAGATGGTTTATTAGTGACAGATAAACTGGTTGACAGATTATTTACTCCCAGAATTTAAACAATTGATTTGCCCCTGTATTCTTCCATCTTATGATCAATATTCACTTTGCAATTTGCATTTTCTGTAGACACCACAGAGAATTCTGGTATTTCTACTGATGCTGATTCAGAGAATGGGACCCCAGTAAAAACGGCATCCCTCCTTGACCTGTATTCTGGTTGTGGTGGGATGTCAACAGGGCTGTGCTTGGGTTCAGCACTTGCTGGCCTGAAACTTGAAACAGTAATAAGCCCGCCAAACATTTTGTTTAAGACTGTTTTTGACATTTCTCAGCACTAACTGTTCTATTTCTTCTTTATAGAAATGGGCTGTTGACCTGAACAACTTTGCATGCAAGAGCCTTAAATATAACCATCCCAAAACAGAGGTGGCTTCTAAATTTCATTCTTAGATTCTAGTATTTGTTCTTTAGACCTGGTATAAAAGATCTTCATCTCTGATTGTAGGTTCGAAATGAAAAAGCCGAGGATTTTCTTGCACTTCTTAAGGAATGGGCGATTCTATGTGACAAATATGTCCATAGCAATGATTCTGATGCAGCAGATCCTGTtgaggaagaggaagatgatGAGCCTCTTGGAAAGGATGAGTTTGTGGTGGAAAAGCTACTTGAGATCTGCTATGGTGGCACTGGGAGGAAAAATGGAATCTATTTTAAGGTTCTAATGCCATTCTCTTTGGCCTTCCCTGTGTGGGAGTGTTAATACTTGTGGTTTTTATGCATAGATCAATTTATCTAATATAATCTGTTACAGGTTCAatggaaaggatatggcccagaAGAGGATACCTGGGAGCCCATAGAAAACCTGAGGTAGGTACCTCATTTGCTGTATGCTCACAGCATTTTAATTTTAGTTTGCAGTGCACTGACTTTTGTTTTGTACCTAGTGACTGCCCATTGAAAATTAAAGAGTTTGTGCAAGAAGGGTACAGGCGAAACATTCTACCCCAGCCTGTGAGTAACTTTTCTTCTCAGTTTTTTAGTTCCACTCCAGATTGTCTGATTCCATTTACTTGTGCTGTCAAAATCCATAGGGTCAGGTTGATGTTATTTGTGGTGGCCCGCCCTGCCAAGGGATAAGTGGGTTCAACCGATTTAGAAACCGTGATAACCCTTTAGAAGATGAGAAAAATCAACAAATGGTTACCTATATGGACATTGTTTCTTATCTGCAACCAAAGTTTGTCTTGATGGAGAATGTGGTGGACATTCTGAAATTTGCTGATGGCTATCTTGGAAGATATGCATTGAGCCGTCTTGTATCCCTGAACTACCAAGCCCGCCTTGGAATGATGGTAGCTGGTTGCTACGGGCTTCCTCAGTTCAGAATGCGGGTGTTCCTTTGGGGAGCTCTCCCTACCATGGTTTGTTCTGTTTCTTTGTCACTATCAATTTCTGCTACAAATATGTTGCCTCATGGAGTGATCTGACGTATTTTGCCTGCCAGGTCCTCCCAAAGTATCCTCTCCCTACTCATGATGTAGTTGTACGTGGTGGTGCTCCAAATGCTTTCTCGGTAAGTCTGATCACAAATTTAATGAAATGAATTGGGAGAAATGTAAATCTGCTGACTAGCTTGTTTCATTTGCAGCAAAGCATTGTTGCATATGATGAGACGCAAAGACCGACTTTGAAGAAAGCTCTCCTTCTTGGTGATGCCATTTCAGATTTGCCCAAGGCAAGTGCTTTCTTCCCTTGTTTCATTTCTTCCTCTTCTACATTTGTTCTTACATCCATTATTATGCAGGTAGACAACTGTCAACCTCATGAGGTAATTGAATATGGTGGTCAACCCAAGACTGACTTCCAGCGCTACATTCGACTTAGTCGTAAAGGTAATACAAATAGCTCTACCAATAATATGAATTTCATCTTCTTTACGTTGTGAAGGGCCTTTCCTTTTGCATTAAGAAACTAGTTCCTGTCTTATGCCTGTATGTATAGTGAATTTTGTTCTTGCTGCTTCGAATTTCCAGATATGTTGGACTATTCCTTTGGTGATGCCACTTGTCCTGAAGAAGGAAAGCTCTTGGACCACCAGCCTTTGAGGCTAAACCAAGATGATTATGACCGTGTCCAGCAGATTCCGATAAAGAAGGTAGGTGACTGGACAGTTTCAGCGCTTGTTCTCTCCTTTTTCCTTCTGTGTGACCATGATTGACCTGTCTTTCAGGGGGCAAACTTCCGTGACTTGCCAGGCGTCAAGGTCGGAGCGAATAACATTGTGGAGTGGGATCCAGATGTTGAGCGTGTCTACCTCAAGTCCGGCAAACCTTTGGTACAGATTCTACTGCCTAATTCCTTTTTGAATGTTTGTATGCTGGTGCAAAGTTTCTGTTACATGACCTAGGATGTTACATGACCTGAACATATGACAACTAATGCTAGTAATGAAAGTGAAAGGAAAATGCTGCATATTTGCCTTCACTCTTTATAAACGGGCGCAATATACAATTGCTGAAATGCTAGCTTGTTTATGTGCACAGGTCCCTGACTATGCAATGTCCTTCATCAAGGGCAGATCACCAAAGTAAGTGCCACTGAATCTCTGCTTTCATTTCTCCACCTGTACTGTGTTACTACATCTTCTGTTACTCACACATGACGTGCTATGATGTTTTTGCAGGCCGTTTGGTCGGTTGTGGTGGGATGAGACAGTTCCCACGGTGGTGACCAGAGCAGAGCCCCATAACCAGGTCAGTTTTGGCACAGCTTCTAATGTTGTCTGCAATCAGGCTTGTCCTTGTTGCTgagtttgtttgtttgtttgtgctGCCTGCAGATCATACTGCACCCGAATCAGGGACGTGTTTTGACTGTCCGTGAGAACGCAAGGCTGCAGGGTTTCCCTGACTACTACCGGATGTATGGTCCCATGAAGGAGAAGTAAGTTCCTCTATGCTGTTGAAAATTAAAAACTGAAACTGTTCTGAAAAACTGGAGACAGAAACTGAAACATCTTGATGATGATTGCAGGTACATCCAAGTCGGTAATGCGGTGGCTGTCCCGGTTGCACGGGCTCTGGGCTACTCCTTGGGCCGAGCATACCAGGGTGAGGTGGACGCGGGGTATGATGCGCTGTTTGTTCTTCCTGACAGCTTCACCAACATCGGACAGACCGGTGCGAGGGCAAGGGCCTCCTCCGTTGGGACCCCTGCAGGCGAGGTTGTTGAGCAGTAGAACAGAGCCTATCTGTTGTGTTATGTGGGGTGTGGGGTTCGAGTCTAGTCCATTTGTCACAGGAACTAAAATGCTGCAGCATGTAAGGATTGCTCCAGTTGTTACTGTACTTCGCTGGTTGAACTTGTGATCATTGAGATCCTGAGTCGTAGATGAAGAAACTGGTAGTATGTTGTTCCATTGTTGCTACCCATTGACAATTATTATTGTCTGTTGTTTCATCACTGGAATTGGTCTGGTGTATGTTGGATTTGTTCTATTTGCTGGCAGTCAAGTTATGCAAAAGCTCAAATTGTAGATGTAGGCATGGAATAATAGTTGACCAGTTCAAAGTTAATGTGTGTGTTATAATCGTTTGAAGCTGCACTTTGTCAAATCATATCCAGCATAACTGTATGAAAAGAAAGAATTGAAAAAGGAGGAAAAGTGCAAAAAAGTCTTCTGCTTTTTAAAATATGGGTAAAAAATTAGAGAAAACATCATAGGGAGGCTTGAACCTGTAATTATTATACATCAGATAGAACATTTAGCGAATTTTCTATTGGAAACAACATTAGGCTTTATCTAAAAGATGGGAAAACACATCATGGAAGCTAGAACAcattttttttttttgaaaagagAGGGGTCGCCCCCCGCCCCAACTTTTATTAAGCCAAGGCAACGGTAGAGACCAGACTGTTAAACAGCTCTCGGCGACAACCAAAAGTAGCTGCCACAGATCAAACATACATCAGGGTTTCTACTACCCCTATTACATCCCATAAGAGAGTCAGACTCAACAGACCACACACCAGATGATAACTCACTCACTACCAAACACTAAACCCAAGCAATTCTGAGCAGTTCCCCTCTTCGACGCTCCAAAAGTCTTAAGCACCGGAGAAGTAGAGCACCCTGGGCCTCTGAAGATAGGATTTTCCATTGCCTGATTGTTGCCGCCACCTGTCCCAGCACACAGCGTATATCTCGCCATCTTCCCCCCTGAAAGACAAAGTCATTGCGTAACTGCCATAAGCACCACAAGGTAGCAGAGGTAACCATATTCACAGCTTCACATTGTTTTTTTCTCTTCCAAAAAGAAGTCAAGGATGAAAATGAGACAGGAGGGGGAATGCCAAGTGCTTCGGCAACCACAGACCAGACATTAGACGCAACAATGCAGTCAAATAGAAGATGTTGGGTAGATTTCAACTCAGCACAGAAAACACAAGTTTTATCATCAACATGCCTTCTTTTGGCCAAATTGTCTCTAGTAAGGCTTTTATTATTATACATCAGCCATAAAAAGACATGGATATTTGGAGGGACTTTGATTTTTCAAATGGAATCTTTAATCTCAGAAGAAACCCCCCAAAGTTGATCAGTTTATAGAATGATTTAACAGAGTATTGACCATTTGATTCC is drawn from Triticum urartu cultivar G1812 unplaced genomic scaffold, Tu2.1 TuUngrouped_contig_6276, whole genome shotgun sequence and contains these coding sequences:
- the LOC125530379 gene encoding DNA (cytosine-5)-methyltransferase 1 yields the protein FLGEPVPADEARAKWPQRYQRGSPKRPEDEEDMKARVHYRSAMVDGVVYALGDDVYVMAGENEADYIGRITEFFEGVDKTSYFTCRWYFRPEDTVISRAKFVNDHTHDPKRVFLSEEKNDNLLDCIISKVKIIHVDPNMDPAAKAKLVARTDLYYDMSYTVAYSTFANIPSDTTENSGISTDADSENGTPVKTASLLDLYSGCGGMSTGLCLGSALAGLKLETKWAVDLNNFACKSLKYNHPKTEVRNEKAEDFLALLKEWAILCDKYVHSNDSDAADPVEEEEDDEPLGKDEFVVEKLLEICYGGTGRKNGIYFKVQWKGYGPEEDTWEPIENLSDCPLKIKEFVQEGYRRNILPQPGQVDVICGGPPCQGISGFNRFRNRDNPLEDEKNQQMVTYMDIVSYLQPKFVLMENVVDILKFADGYLGRYALSRLVSLNYQARLGMMVAGCYGLPQFRMRVFLWGALPTMVLPKYPLPTHDVVVRGGAPNAFSQSIVAYDETQRPTLKKALLLGDAISDLPKVDNCQPHEVIEYGGQPKTDFQRYIRLSRKDMLDYSFGDATCPEEGKLLDHQPLRLNQDDYDRVQQIPIKKGANFRDLPGVKVGANNIVEWDPDVERVYLKSGKPLVPDYAMSFIKGRSPKPFGRLWWDETVPTVVTRAEPHNQIILHPNQGRVLTVRENARLQGFPDYYRMYGPMKEKYIQVGNAVAVPVARALGYSLGRAYQGEVDAGYDALFVLPDSFTNIGQTGARARASSVGTPAGEVVEQ